A section of the Longimicrobiaceae bacterium genome encodes:
- a CDS encoding phosphoribosyltransferase family protein: MLHTVSHPPQARSGAAGQAFELSWELFGELCRALAVRVARDFDPEVVIGIATAGVLPAATIASILQADFYAMKISRRERGAVVRARPEVLSATPVQARGKRVLIVDEITTSGDTLRLALAAVREVGPAEVRTAASFTKPGGYRPDYHALETEALVVFPWDRQIIEGDELVTHPAYLHVLAANDT; the protein is encoded by the coding sequence ATGCTGCACACCGTGAGCCACCCGCCGCAGGCCCGTTCGGGCGCGGCGGGGCAGGCGTTCGAGTTGAGCTGGGAGCTGTTCGGCGAGCTTTGCCGGGCGCTGGCGGTGCGGGTGGCGCGCGACTTCGACCCCGAGGTGGTGATCGGGATCGCGACGGCGGGGGTGCTGCCGGCGGCCACCATCGCCAGCATCCTGCAGGCGGACTTCTACGCGATGAAGATCTCGCGGCGGGAGCGCGGCGCGGTCGTCCGTGCGCGGCCGGAGGTGCTCTCCGCCACGCCGGTACAGGCGCGCGGCAAGCGGGTGCTGATCGTGGACGAGATCACGACGAGCGGCGACACGCTGCGCCTGGCGCTCGCGGCCGTGCGCGAGGTGGGGCCCGCGGAGGTGCGCACCGCCGCCAGCTTCACCAAGCCAGGCGGCTACCGGCCGGACTACCATGCGCTGGAGACGGAGGCGCTGGTCGTCTTCCCGTGGGACCGCCAGATCATCGAGGGCGACGAGCTGGTCACCCATCCCGCGTATCTGCACGTGCTCGCGGCGAACGACACGTAG
- the rho gene encoding transcription termination factor Rho — protein MDITAIKSKSIAELHEMAEGLNISNYSGLRKQDLIYRIEQNLLDSDVVLRGEGVLEVLPEGYGFLRSQDWNYLYGPDDIYVSPSQIKRFDLRTGDTVLGQVRPPKEGERYLALLKVERVNGDEPEKAKHRIAFDNLRPRYPDQRIHLEVGSGDISMRVMDLVAPLGKGQRGLIVAPPKAGKTILMQKMANAITENHPEVHLIVLLIDERPEEVTDMQENVRAEVISSTFDEPADRHTQVAEMVLEKAKRLVEHGKDVVILLDSITRLARAYNVTVPHSGKILSGGVDAHALHKPKRFFGAARNIEEGGSLTIVATALVDTGSRMDEVIFEEFKGTGNMEVGLDRHIADKRIFPAIDINRSGTRREDLLLTEMELTRVYLLRNFLSDMPPAEAIGFLLTHMKKSKTNKDFLDSMAKGG, from the coding sequence GTGGACATCACTGCGATCAAATCCAAGAGCATCGCCGAGCTGCACGAGATGGCCGAAGGGCTGAACATCTCCAACTACTCGGGATTGCGCAAGCAGGACCTGATCTACCGGATCGAGCAGAACCTGCTCGACTCGGACGTCGTGCTGCGCGGCGAGGGCGTGCTCGAAGTCCTCCCCGAGGGCTACGGCTTCCTCCGCTCGCAGGACTGGAACTACCTGTACGGGCCCGACGACATCTACGTCTCGCCCAGCCAGATCAAGCGGTTCGACCTGCGCACCGGCGACACCGTGCTGGGCCAGGTGCGCCCGCCCAAGGAAGGCGAGCGTTACCTGGCGCTGCTCAAGGTGGAGCGCGTCAACGGCGACGAGCCGGAGAAGGCCAAGCACCGCATCGCCTTCGACAACCTGCGCCCCCGCTACCCGGACCAGCGCATCCACCTGGAGGTGGGCTCGGGCGACATCTCCATGCGGGTGATGGACCTGGTGGCGCCGCTCGGCAAGGGCCAGCGCGGCCTGATCGTGGCGCCGCCCAAGGCCGGCAAGACGATCCTGATGCAGAAGATGGCCAACGCCATCACCGAGAACCATCCGGAGGTGCACCTGATCGTGCTGCTCATCGACGAGCGGCCCGAAGAGGTGACCGACATGCAGGAGAACGTGCGCGCCGAGGTGATCTCGTCCACCTTCGACGAGCCGGCGGACCGGCACACGCAGGTCGCCGAGATGGTGCTGGAGAAGGCCAAGCGCCTGGTGGAGCACGGCAAGGACGTGGTGATCCTGCTGGACTCCATCACCCGCCTGGCCCGTGCATACAACGTCACCGTGCCGCACTCCGGCAAGATCCTGTCGGGCGGCGTGGACGCGCACGCGCTGCACAAGCCCAAGCGCTTCTTCGGCGCGGCCCGCAACATCGAGGAGGGCGGCTCGCTCACCATCGTCGCCACGGCGCTGGTGGACACGGGCAGCCGCATGGACGAGGTGATCTTCGAGGAGTTCAAGGGCACCGGCAACATGGAGGTCGGCCTCGACCGCCACATCGCCGACAAGCGCATCTTCCCGGCGATCGACATCAACCGCTCGGGCACCCGCCGCGAGGACCTGCTGCTCACCGAGATGGAGCTCACGCGCGTGTACCTGCTGCGCAACTTCCTCTCGGACATGCCGCCGGCCGAGGCCATCGGCTTCCTCCTCACGCACATGAAGAAGTCCAAGACCAACAAGGACTTCCTCGACTCGATGGCCAAGGGCGGCTGA
- a CDS encoding site-2 protease family protein, producing MRHNLTPAWGGVKSAARPLPELFSTLRLVRIHDLEVLQGTLHPGLNAADPAVGASLADWAGPRYDRTSSDGDEVTLVRRAVPRPRERWWLHGLLFALTLLATTFTGALIAGWNPQVREVPLGFTTLDWPVAISAADLAPGLWFSLPLLAILFAHEMGHYLTALRHAMSVSPPYFVPAPYFVNPIGTFGAFIRLRSPMVNRAVLLDVGAGGPLASFVLSIPALAAGLWMSTAHPLPPGHRGAAFYVMYAGQPMGQLQPSLLFQLLAHLTSSAHGAVFLHPLAVAGWFGLFMTAMNLLPAGQLDGGHVTSALFGARQRYVGFAALAIMAAAGTVWSGWWVWAALILVVGRGSVVHPRVFDPEFPLTGARRWVAWACIAIFVLTFVPKPF from the coding sequence ATGCGGCACAACCTAACGCCCGCCTGGGGCGGGGTCAAGAGCGCCGCGAGGCCCCTTCCCGAGCTGTTCTCCACGCTGCGCCTGGTACGCATCCACGACCTGGAAGTCTTGCAGGGAACGCTCCACCCGGGCCTGAACGCGGCCGATCCCGCGGTCGGTGCTTCGCTCGCGGACTGGGCGGGGCCGCGCTACGACCGCACATCCTCCGACGGCGACGAGGTCACGCTGGTCCGCCGCGCCGTGCCGCGCCCGCGGGAGCGCTGGTGGCTGCACGGGCTGCTCTTCGCGCTCACGCTCCTCGCCACCACCTTCACCGGCGCGCTGATCGCCGGCTGGAACCCGCAGGTGCGCGAGGTGCCGCTGGGCTTCACGACCCTGGACTGGCCCGTCGCCATCTCCGCCGCGGACCTGGCGCCGGGGCTGTGGTTCTCGCTGCCGCTGCTGGCGATCCTCTTCGCGCACGAGATGGGGCACTACCTCACGGCGCTGCGCCACGCGATGAGCGTGTCTCCGCCGTACTTCGTGCCCGCGCCGTACTTCGTGAACCCCATCGGCACGTTCGGGGCGTTCATCCGGCTGCGGTCGCCCATGGTGAACCGCGCGGTGCTGCTGGACGTGGGTGCGGGCGGGCCGCTGGCCAGCTTCGTCCTGAGCATCCCCGCGCTCGCGGCCGGTCTGTGGATGAGCACCGCGCATCCCCTCCCGCCCGGCCACCGCGGCGCCGCGTTCTACGTGATGTACGCCGGCCAGCCGATGGGGCAGCTCCAGCCGTCCCTCCTCTTCCAGCTCCTCGCGCACCTCACGAGCTCCGCGCACGGGGCGGTGTTCCTGCACCCGCTGGCGGTCGCGGGGTGGTTCGGGCTGTTCATGACGGCCATGAACCTTCTGCCGGCAGGGCAGCTGGACGGCGGCCACGTCACCTCCGCCCTCTTCGGCGCGCGGCAGCGGTACGTCGGGTTCGCGGCGCTGGCGATCATGGCGGCGGCGGGCACGGTCTGGAGCGGCTGGTGGGTCTGGGCGGCGCTCATCCTCGTCGTGGGCCGCGGCTCCGTGGTGCATCCGCGCG